A single Buteo buteo chromosome 17, bButBut1.hap1.1, whole genome shotgun sequence DNA region contains:
- the DCTN2 gene encoding dynactin subunit 2, with translation MADPKYADLPGIARNEPDVYETSDVSEDDQADFEAEELTSTSVEHLIINPNAAYEKFRDKRLGTKGVDFSDRIGKPRTTGYESGEYEILGEGLGAKETPQQRYQRLQHEVQELVREVEQIQSTVKEAAVEEELTPVAFTRQIEGLKQQLVSSHLEKLLGPAAAIDFTDPESALAKRLLQQLEAAKCSKAAPGKTPAKAPALTGDSVAIELFCQPEQDHFAQTAKITELEKRLAQLEATVQCEPDSQNPLLVGPKGTSLVETVQVLQAKVNILDVAVLDQVEARLQSVLGKVNEIAKHKATVQDADTQSKIHQIYEMMQRWDGVASTLPDVAQRLVTVRDLHEQATQFGQVLMHLDSTQQEIAGALKDNTVLLAEVQKTMKENLAVVEDSFADIDARIKRLQK, from the exons GCCAGGAATGAACCTGACGTCTATGAGACCAGCGACGTGTCCGAGGATGACCAGGCCGACTTCGAGGCG GAGGAGCTCACCAGCACCAGCGTGGAGCACCTCATCATCAACCCCAACGCTGCGTATGAGAAGTTCCGGGACAAGCGTCTGGGCACCAAGGGAGTGG aTTTCTCTGATCGCATCGGCAAGCCCAGGACAACGGGCTACGAGTCTGGGGAGTATGAAATT ctcGGCGAGGGTCTTGGTGCCAAAGAGACACCCCAGCAGCGGTACCAGCGGCTGCAGCATGAAGTGCAGGAGCTGGTTAGGGAAGTGGAGCAGATCCAG AGCACGGTGAAGGAGGCGGCAGTGGAGGAGGAGCTGACACCCGTGGCCTTCACCAGGCAGATTGAGGgcctgaagcagcagctggtctccagccacctggagaagctgctgggTCCTGCGGCAGCCATAGACTTCACAGATCCTGAAAGTGCCCTGGCCAA GcgcctgctgcagcagctggaggcgGCGAAGTGCAGCAAGGCGGCACCAGGGAAGACCCCCGCCAAAGCCCCGGCTCTCACCGGAGACTCCGTCGCCATTGAGCTGTTCTGCCAGCCGGAGCAGGACCACTTTGCCCAGACTGCCAAG ATCACAGAACTGGAGAAGCGTCTGGCACAGCTGGAGGCGACGGTGCAGTGTGAGCCCGACAGCCAG AACCCGCTGTTGGTGGGGCCGAAGGGCACCAGCCTCGTG GAGACAGTGCAGGTCCTGCAGGCCAAGGTGAACATCCTGGACGTGGCCGTGCTGGACCAAGTGGAAGCCCGGCTGCAG agcGTCCTGGGGAAAGTCAATGAAATAGCCAAGCACAAGGCAACTGTGCAAGATGCTGACACGCAGAGCAAG ATCCACCAGATCTACGAGATGATGCAGCGCTGGGATGGCGTGGCCAGCACCTTGCCTGACGTTGCACAGAGGCTGGTGACCGTCAGGGACCTGCACGAGCAAG ccacgCAGTTCGGGCAGGTCCTTATGCACTTGGACAGCACGCAGCAGGAGATAGCTGGTGCTCTCAAGGACAacactgtgctgctggcagag GTCCAGAAGACAATGAAAGAAAACCTGGCGGTCGTAGAGGACAGCTTTGCCGACATAGATGCCCGTATCAAACGGCTTCAGAAGTGA